A window of Acidobacteriota bacterium contains these coding sequences:
- a CDS encoding DUF4126 domain-containing protein, which translates to MEFVLSLGLGVGLAAACGIRVFLPVLVMGLAARAGFLELGAGFEWMADTPALLALTAAVVFEIGAYYIPWLDNLLDTVAMPMAVVAGVMVSAASIETTSPLLQWTLAAVAGGGTAGLVRAGTALVRGATTAMTAGLGTPVVSTGENGAAAGLSVLALVAPLLVLAAVLLLVAVVGAVVWRRAARSPARAYPRQPDEPLRGDLWKSTG; encoded by the coding sequence ATGGAGTTCGTGCTGAGCCTGGGTCTCGGAGTGGGGCTGGCCGCGGCCTGCGGCATTCGGGTGTTCCTGCCGGTTCTCGTCATGGGACTGGCCGCCCGGGCGGGCTTCCTCGAGCTAGGCGCCGGTTTCGAATGGATGGCGGACACTCCGGCCCTGTTGGCCCTTACGGCGGCGGTGGTGTTCGAGATCGGCGCGTACTACATCCCCTGGCTCGACAACCTGCTCGATACGGTGGCCATGCCGATGGCGGTGGTCGCGGGCGTCATGGTGTCGGCCGCGAGCATCGAGACCACGTCGCCACTTCTCCAGTGGACCCTGGCCGCCGTCGCCGGCGGCGGGACGGCGGGTCTCGTCCGGGCGGGCACAGCACTGGTGCGTGGAGCGACGACCGCGATGACCGCGGGGTTGGGAACGCCGGTGGTGTCGACCGGCGAGAACGGCGCCGCGGCCGGGTTGTCGGTGCTGGCGCTTGTCGCGCCGCTACTGGTGCTGGCCGCCGTCCTGCTGCTGGTTGCTGTAGTCGGTGCTGTCGTGTGGCGACGCGCTGCGCGATCTCCCGCGCGGGCTTATCCTCGCCAGCCAGATGAGCCGCTACGCGGTGACCTGTGGAAGTCCACGGGCTGA
- the mreC gene encoding rod shape-determining protein MreC produces the protein MLRRHRTASVVLAVLLGHVVLISAQLTVQSGRTLLDATIFGTLSEAQRLVAGATGLVRGAWNGYVGLHTVSRTNRDLEAEVAALRLQLQEQHALVQQARGLERLLELRQSVDLDTVSARVIGADASPWFRTLTIDRGSRDLVDADLAVIAPAGVVGRVVGRPGLRAAQVQLLIDRNAAAGALIERTRAVGIVVGQDDPAVFSMEYVSNQEDVAVGDRVIASGADGIFPHGFTIGTVAEVSRGPELYKNIRVTPAVDFTRLEQVLVVMDNAGTQVAEGLR, from the coding sequence GTGTTAAGGAGGCATCGAACCGCATCGGTGGTGCTGGCGGTGCTGCTCGGCCACGTAGTGCTGATATCCGCCCAGCTCACCGTCCAGTCGGGGAGAACCCTGCTCGACGCGACGATCTTCGGCACCCTCAGCGAGGCGCAGCGGCTGGTGGCGGGCGCCACCGGCCTGGTGCGGGGCGCCTGGAACGGCTACGTCGGCCTGCACACCGTCAGCCGGACGAACCGCGACCTGGAAGCGGAAGTGGCGGCGCTTCGCCTGCAGCTACAGGAGCAGCACGCGCTCGTGCAGCAGGCGCGCGGACTGGAGCGCCTGCTCGAGTTGCGCCAGTCGGTCGATCTCGACACGGTCAGCGCCCGCGTGATCGGCGCCGACGCATCCCCCTGGTTCCGAACCCTGACGATCGACCGGGGCAGCCGCGATCTCGTCGACGCGGACCTGGCGGTGATAGCCCCCGCCGGCGTCGTCGGCCGGGTTGTCGGACGTCCGGGCCTGCGCGCCGCGCAGGTGCAGCTCCTGATCGACCGGAACGCGGCGGCGGGCGCCCTGATAGAACGGACGCGCGCCGTCGGGATCGTCGTCGGCCAGGACGATCCGGCGGTCTTCTCGATGGAGTACGTATCCAACCAGGAGGACGTCGCGGTGGGCGATCGCGTCATCGCGTCGGGCGCCGACGGCATCTTCCCGCACGGTTTCACCATCGGAACGGTGGCGGAAGTGTCGCGCGGACCGGAGCTCTACAAGAACATCCGGGTCACTCC
- the sppA gene encoding signal peptide peptidase SppA — MALSRGARFVLLFITLAVIVSIGGMAMGYYMVSRGPQVESESVLWLRVPPVLTERSPDDLLGLLSGDGGSTVGSIVGALRKAKVDDRVTAVVLAPSPGIASWAAMQEIRDAVADYRKSGKPIVGYVEFGLAPAYYLASACDEVVMTPSSPLILVGVAAYEMFLRGALDKLGLEADMVAAGDYKTAINGYTETTFTPEHREATDALVRDLYEQLADGIAEGRGMTAARVRALIDEGPFVPADAVRHGLVDELAYEDELLARLAPDDDEPATIDAGEYRRVSARSLGLGGGPRIAVVYAEGPILMGSAGGALPGMSSIIGSRSTSRAIRQAREDDSIEAIVLRVNSPGGDATASDIIWRELVLARDEKPLVASMSEVAASGGYYIAAPAHSIVAQPGTVTGSIGVFAGKFAARGALEKLGVGMEGVTYGAQADLLSPVDRFSEAGRASMQAQVDDIYERFLQVVVDGREMSRNDVHAVGQGRVWTGRQALDRGLVDELGGLREAVELAKAQAGIDADRDVTLVTYPAARSLFDALRVGVRTWSTLGGAAAWAEGPEAETARTLWWQARLASRGAPLLLMPPLLVQ; from the coding sequence GTGGCACTGTCACGTGGCGCGCGCTTCGTTCTTCTGTTCATCACGCTGGCCGTCATCGTGTCGATCGGCGGCATGGCGATGGGCTACTACATGGTCTCGCGGGGGCCGCAGGTCGAATCGGAATCGGTGCTCTGGTTGCGCGTGCCGCCGGTGCTGACCGAGCGATCGCCCGACGACCTTCTCGGCCTGCTGAGCGGCGACGGGGGCTCCACGGTGGGGTCGATCGTCGGCGCCCTTCGCAAGGCGAAGGTGGACGATCGGGTGACCGCGGTGGTCCTGGCGCCGTCTCCCGGTATTGCCTCGTGGGCCGCGATGCAGGAGATCCGCGACGCGGTGGCCGACTATCGCAAGTCGGGCAAGCCCATCGTCGGCTACGTCGAGTTCGGTCTCGCCCCGGCGTATTACCTGGCGTCCGCCTGCGACGAAGTGGTCATGACCCCGAGCAGTCCGCTGATTCTGGTCGGCGTCGCGGCGTACGAGATGTTCCTCCGCGGGGCGCTCGACAAGCTCGGGCTCGAGGCGGACATGGTGGCGGCCGGCGACTACAAGACGGCGATCAACGGCTACACCGAGACGACCTTCACGCCGGAACACCGCGAGGCCACCGACGCGCTGGTCCGCGACCTGTACGAGCAGCTTGCCGACGGGATCGCGGAGGGGCGGGGCATGACTGCGGCTCGCGTCCGCGCCCTGATCGACGAGGGGCCGTTCGTTCCCGCCGACGCGGTGCGCCATGGCCTGGTGGACGAGCTGGCCTACGAGGACGAGCTGCTCGCGCGCCTCGCGCCGGACGACGACGAGCCCGCCACCATCGACGCCGGGGAGTACCGGCGCGTGAGCGCCCGCAGCCTCGGGCTGGGCGGCGGGCCGCGCATCGCGGTGGTGTACGCGGAGGGCCCGATACTCATGGGATCGGCTGGAGGCGCCCTGCCGGGCATGTCGTCGATCATCGGATCCCGCTCGACGTCCCGGGCGATCCGCCAGGCGCGCGAGGACGACTCGATCGAGGCTATCGTGCTCCGCGTCAACTCGCCGGGAGGCGACGCGACGGCGTCCGACATCATCTGGCGCGAGCTGGTGCTGGCGCGCGACGAAAAGCCGCTGGTCGCCTCCATGTCCGAAGTGGCCGCCTCCGGCGGTTACTACATCGCCGCCCCCGCCCATTCCATCGTGGCGCAGCCCGGCACGGTCACCGGGTCCATCGGCGTATTCGCCGGCAAGTTCGCCGCGCGGGGCGCTCTGGAGAAGCTGGGGGTCGGCATGGAGGGCGTCACCTACGGCGCCCAGGCCGATCTTCTCTCGCCGGTCGATCGGTTCAGCGAGGCCGGGCGCGCGTCCATGCAGGCGCAGGTGGACGACATCTACGAGCGGTTCCTGCAGGTGGTGGTCGACGGCCGGGAGATGAGCCGCAACGACGTGCATGCGGTGGGCCAGGGACGGGTCTGGACCGGGCGGCAGGCGCTGGATCGGGGCCTGGTGGACGAGCTGGGCGGCTTGCGGGAAGCGGTCGAGCTGGCCAAGGCGCAGGCGGGGATCGACGCGGATCGCGACGTGACGCTGGTGACGTACCCCGCTGCCCGTTCGCTCTTCGATGCGTTGCGGGTCGGGGTGCGGACGTGGTCCACGCTCGGCGGGGCCGCCGCCTGGGCGGAGGGGCCGGAAGCCGAGACCGCGCGCACGCTCTGGTGGCAGGCGCGTCTGGCCAGCCGGGGCGCACCCCTGCTGCTGATGCCGCCCCTGCTCGTTCAGTAG
- a CDS encoding rod shape-determining protein codes for MFEMLSFLSTDLAIDLGTANTCVFASGKGIVVNEPSIVAVNRMTGSIEAVGNEAKRMLGRMPGGMDAVKPMREGVIADFEAAEQMLSYFIKRANNSFLVRPRVVIGIPSEVTQVERRAVKDSAFRAKASEVYLVEEAVAAAVGAGMPITEPFGNMVIDIGGGTTDIAVISLAGVVYSRAVRVAGNEMDDAIIQYVKREHSLLIGERTAEEIKIELGSASELDEPMTLAIKGRHLVKGVPQTVTLTDGEIREAISDQVDIIVEAVHDALEQTPPELSADISDRGIMMTGGGAMLKGLDRRITAAVGVGVTPADDPLYSVVKGAGEMLNDLGLLRKIAVG; via the coding sequence ATGTTCGAGATGTTGTCGTTTTTATCGACCGACCTGGCAATCGATCTGGGGACCGCGAATACGTGCGTCTTCGCCAGCGGCAAGGGGATTGTCGTAAACGAGCCGTCGATCGTGGCCGTCAACCGTATGACAGGGAGCATCGAAGCGGTTGGCAACGAGGCGAAGCGGATGCTCGGACGCATGCCGGGCGGCATGGACGCGGTCAAGCCGATGCGCGAAGGCGTCATCGCCGATTTCGAGGCCGCCGAGCAGATGCTCTCGTACTTCATCAAGCGGGCGAACAACAGCTTCCTCGTCCGCCCGCGGGTCGTCATCGGCATCCCGTCCGAGGTCACGCAGGTGGAGCGGCGCGCCGTCAAGGACAGCGCGTTCCGCGCGAAGGCGAGCGAGGTCTACCTGGTCGAGGAGGCGGTGGCCGCAGCCGTGGGGGCCGGGATGCCGATCACCGAACCGTTCGGCAACATGGTGATCGATATCGGCGGCGGAACCACCGACATCGCGGTCATCTCGCTCGCCGGCGTGGTGTACAGCCGGGCCGTCCGCGTGGCGGGGAACGAGATGGACGACGCCATCATCCAGTACGTCAAGCGGGAGCACAGCCTGCTGATCGGCGAGCGGACGGCGGAGGAAATCAAGATTGAACTCGGATCGGCCTCCGAGCTGGACGAACCGATGACGCTGGCGATCAAGGGCCGCCACCTAGTGAAGGGCGTGCCCCAGACGGTCACGCTGACCGACGGCGAGATCCGGGAGGCCATTTCCGACCAGGTGGACATCATCGTCGAAGCGGTGCACGATGCGCTGGAGCAGACGCCGCCGGAGTTGTCGGCCGACATCTCGGACCGCGGCATCATGATGACCGGCGGCGGGGCCATGCTGAAGGGTCTCGATCGGCGGATCACCGCCGCGGTCGGCGTGGGGGTCACCCCGGCTGATGATCCCCTCTACTCGGTGGTGAAGGGGGCCGGCGAGATGCTGAACGACCTGGGCCTGCTCCGGAAGATCGCAGTGGGTTGA
- a CDS encoding RES family NAD+ phosphorylase, producing the protein MPKVPRTPEITRLDALKPDVHTLPTGAPVWRIYFRAGRHPTRWDHFRHAGPTAARFDHHLGQPATYQDRAVLYAACDPATCFAEVFQHTRVINRWHKEPWLVGFDTAVPLPLLDLTGSFTTRAGASMGLMTGARSTARNWARGCYDSYPATVGLRYPSSMHANRPAMVLTDRSEAAGATPGHPRFHRALGDPAILSLLKNIARTLGYAVS; encoded by the coding sequence GTGCCCAAGGTTCCACGCACTCCCGAGATCACCCGGCTCGATGCGCTGAAACCGGATGTGCACACACTGCCCACCGGCGCGCCGGTGTGGCGGATCTACTTCCGCGCCGGGCGACATCCCACGCGGTGGGATCATTTCAGACACGCAGGGCCGACTGCCGCCCGATTCGATCACCACCTCGGCCAACCGGCGACATACCAGGACCGGGCCGTTCTCTACGCGGCATGTGATCCAGCGACCTGTTTCGCCGAGGTCTTCCAGCACACCCGCGTCATCAATCGCTGGCACAAGGAACCCTGGCTTGTCGGGTTCGACACTGCGGTCCCGCTGCCGCTCCTCGATCTCACCGGCTCCTTCACCACCCGCGCGGGCGCATCGATGGGTCTGATGACGGGCGCTCGATCCACGGCCCGGAACTGGGCGCGTGGATGCTACGATTCCTACCCCGCGACCGTTGGGCTTCGTTACCCGTCATCGATGCACGCCAACCGCCCGGCGATGGTCCTGACGGATCGCTCTGAGGCGGCCGGCGCAACCCCGGGACATCCGAGGTTTCATCGTGCGCTGGGCGACCCGGCCATTCTCAGCCTGCTGAAGAACATCGCCCGGACGCTGGGCTACGCGGTCTCCTGA
- a CDS encoding helix-turn-helix domain-containing protein, with product MPQQRTHPANDRYFQMHGLAARPPRILNAALQQAIDSMRRTLYGPSAHELTPPEIALLQQAGADVDEHPDRDDPMATYVSAFGAILATGLTPAQAAARLGGITPVRVRQMIRERTLHAVRIDGRWTIPVHQFGHDGLVPNIGAVNAAVPNTLDAVSVLRWFTTPDPELEAPDGQALTPLDWLRAGMDPAPVVEMAGAL from the coding sequence ATGCCACAACAACGCACTCACCCGGCGAACGATCGCTATTTCCAGATGCACGGCCTTGCAGCCCGGCCGCCGAGAATCCTGAACGCAGCACTTCAACAGGCGATCGACAGCATGCGCCGCACGCTGTACGGACCGTCGGCCCACGAGTTGACGCCGCCGGAAATCGCCTTGCTGCAACAGGCCGGCGCTGACGTCGATGAACACCCCGACCGCGATGATCCCATGGCGACCTACGTCTCCGCCTTCGGTGCGATCCTGGCAACGGGTCTCACGCCGGCCCAGGCCGCGGCACGCCTCGGGGGGATCACGCCGGTTCGCGTGCGCCAGATGATCCGCGAGCGCACGTTGCACGCGGTCCGGATCGACGGCCGATGGACGATCCCGGTTCATCAGTTCGGTCACGATGGACTCGTGCCGAACATCGGGGCCGTGAACGCAGCCGTGCCGAACACACTCGATGCGGTCTCGGTGCTGCGCTGGTTCACGACTCCCGACCCGGAGTTGGAGGCGCCGGACGGCCAGGCGCTCACTCCGCTCGACTGGCTGAGGGCCGGCATGGATCCGGCGCCTGTCGTAGAGATGGCAGGCGCTTTGTGA
- a CDS encoding type II toxin-antitoxin system RelE/ParE family toxin, whose amino-acid sequence MICSVRFLTEAAAEASDALRWYESRRSGLGTEFVEAVDHTVSRIAENPVAFPKVRGEVRRAVLSRFPYAVYFRLVGDAVVVLAVLGRQHPERWQSRA is encoded by the coding sequence GTGATATGTTCTGTCCGGTTTCTGACCGAAGCAGCCGCTGAGGCTTCGGATGCGCTCCGCTGGTACGAGAGTCGACGTTCCGGTCTCGGAACGGAGTTTGTAGAAGCCGTGGACCACACCGTGTCACGAATTGCGGAGAATCCCGTGGCGTTCCCCAAGGTACGGGGAGAAGTTCGTCGAGCGGTGCTGTCACGCTTTCCGTACGCCGTCTATTTTCGACTGGTTGGCGACGCCGTCGTTGTGCTCGCCGTGCTCGGTCGCCAACATCCCGAACGCTGGCAGTCTCGCGCATAG
- a CDS encoding addiction module protein — protein sequence MAVAPVSVLLKLPGSERAALAMALWDSLTDAEREAELVLTPEQELELDRRWAAHLEDPASAIPWAEVRRQLLGSR from the coding sequence ATGGCAGTTGCGCCGGTTTCGGTATTGCTCAAGCTTCCCGGCTCTGAACGGGCCGCTCTGGCGATGGCGCTGTGGGACAGTCTTACCGACGCCGAGCGTGAGGCGGAGCTTGTCCTGACCCCGGAGCAGGAGTTGGAGTTGGACCGGCGCTGGGCTGCGCATCTCGAAGACCCCGCCTCGGCGATTCCCTGGGCCGAAGTGCGCCGTCAGCTTCTCGGTAGCCGGTGA
- a CDS encoding GGDEF domain-containing protein: MPGRCRIFRRNQTRQSGEAILAQFAVPALAHFPGLRGHPRRPEKIVAMMRSAQSSPDPAFVARTAFALGTIALETARRLERAETLSLTDDLTGLPNGRLFRRAVGSALSPGAGAGGPVSLLLIDLDDFKSVNDRYGHPRGDRVLVETAALLRTGTRRSDLVARVGGDEFAVLLPATGRAGAAAVAARLHRQIGSHRFLGRARFAARVTASIGTVTTRAGLPAGAVVQMADDALYRAKHRRRSRGTLRMKER, translated from the coding sequence ATGCCGGGTCGGTGTAGAATCTTCCGGCGGAACCAGACCCGCCAGTCAGGAGAAGCGATTCTCGCACAGTTCGCCGTGCCTGCCCTGGCACACTTCCCCGGTTTGCGGGGACACCCTCGCCGGCCGGAGAAGATCGTCGCCATGATGCGGTCGGCGCAGTCCTCGCCCGACCCCGCATTCGTCGCCCGCACGGCGTTCGCTCTGGGCACGATCGCGCTGGAAACTGCCAGGCGCCTCGAACGGGCGGAGACGCTCTCCCTGACCGACGACCTGACCGGCCTGCCGAACGGCCGCCTTTTTCGAAGGGCCGTCGGCTCCGCGCTCTCGCCGGGGGCAGGCGCGGGCGGTCCGGTTTCGCTGCTGTTGATCGATCTGGATGATTTCAAGTCCGTGAACGATCGTTATGGTCATCCGCGGGGCGACCGGGTGCTGGTAGAGACGGCGGCGTTGCTGCGCACGGGTACGAGAAGGTCCGATCTCGTCGCGCGGGTCGGCGGCGACGAGTTCGCGGTTCTCCTGCCTGCCACCGGCCGCGCGGGTGCGGCGGCGGTGGCGGCTCGGCTGCACCGGCAGATCGGCAGCCACCGGTTCCTGGGCCGCGCGCGGTTCGCCGCGCGGGTCACGGCCTCGATCGGAACCGTCACGACGCGCGCCGGCCTGCCGGCGGGCGCCGTCGTGCAGATGGCTGACGACGCACTGTATCGGGCCAAGCACCGGCGGCGCTCCCGTGGGACGCTCCGGATGAAGGAGCGTTGA
- a CDS encoding ATP-dependent acyl-CoA ligase yields MGPAVPRAAAAALGDDRNDGAAAHQPARRRAAQPVHGAAGPGYATRLVDEGGRPVARGEIGQIVVRGEPGVSLMKGYYRNPDATAETIRDGWLWSGDNARQDADGYYHFVDRAKDMIKRSGENVAASEVEAVIREHADVFDCAVIGVPDEMRDEAILAVVVPRSGAGKPPAAGLTEEAVIDWCRQRLAGFRVPQFVRFRAELPRTAVGKVQKHVLRAEVGSAPPA; encoded by the coding sequence GTGGGACCAGCGGTTCCGCGCGCCGCTGCTGCAGCTCTGGGGGATGACCGAAACGATGGGGCCGCCGCTCATCAACCCGCTCGACGGCGAGCGGCGCAACCAGTCCATGGGGCTGCCGGCCCCGGTTACGCGACCCGACTCGTTGACGAGGGCGGCCGTCCCGTCGCTCGTGGCGAGATTGGACAGATCGTCGTGCGCGGCGAGCCGGGCGTGTCGCTGATGAAGGGCTACTACCGGAATCCGGACGCCACGGCCGAGACCATCCGGGACGGCTGGCTGTGGAGCGGCGACAACGCACGGCAAGACGCCGACGGCTACTACCATTTTGTCGACCGCGCCAAGGACATGATCAAGCGGTCGGGAGAGAACGTCGCCGCGAGCGAGGTGGAGGCGGTAATCCGCGAGCATGCCGACGTCTTCGACTGCGCCGTCATCGGCGTGCCCGACGAGATGCGCGACGAAGCCATTCTCGCCGTCGTCGTGCCGCGAAGCGGGGCGGGGAAGCCGCCCGCGGCCGGATTGACAGAGGAAGCGGTGATCGACTGGTGCCGCCAGCGCCTCGCCGGCTTCCGCGTCCCGCAGTTCGTGCGGTTCCGGGCGGAGCTTCCGCGAACCGCGGTCGGCAAGGTGCAGAAGCACGTCCTCCGGGCTGAGGTCGGATCGGCGCCTCCGGCCTGA
- a CDS encoding AMP-binding protein: protein MPRGELRNDQHPPGGAVAGGGGTLTLRALLEGRARTTPAAPFVIFDGLDGRVTTRTYREFDREANRAAHLLARLGIGRGDTVTLLLSNCLEFLYLWFGAAKLGAVIVPVNTASSVSELEYLVVHSESRLIFTQADQADVARQVRERCPRVEEVAICGAGAPSPAVDFGRLAAECPETAPEGPAPSPTDEAAILYTSGTTARPKGVLVTHANYLCAGETVARAVRLTAADRHLVVLPLFHGNAQYYSTMSALVTGASMALMARFSASRYFDQAIAHRCTVSSLFAAPIRMLLVQPRRPEHAVNDLRVVIFAQSVTPAQLAEWDQRFRAPLLQLWGMTETMGPPLINPLDGERRNQSMGLPAPVTRPDSLTRAAVPSLVARLDRSSCAASRACR from the coding sequence CTGCCACGAGGGGAACTACGCAATGACCAACATCCTCCTGGCGGAGCGGTCGCGGGAGGCGGAGGGACGCTGACGCTTCGGGCGCTCCTTGAAGGCCGCGCGCGAACGACGCCGGCCGCGCCCTTCGTCATCTTCGACGGCCTGGACGGGCGGGTCACGACCCGGACCTACCGCGAATTCGACCGGGAGGCGAACCGGGCCGCGCACCTCCTGGCGCGCCTGGGTATCGGCCGGGGCGACACGGTCACGCTGCTCCTGTCCAACTGCCTGGAGTTCCTGTACCTCTGGTTCGGCGCCGCCAAGCTCGGCGCCGTCATCGTCCCCGTCAACACGGCGTCGTCGGTCTCGGAGCTGGAGTACCTGGTGGTCCACTCCGAGAGCCGGCTGATCTTCACGCAGGCTGACCAGGCGGACGTCGCCCGGCAGGTGCGGGAGCGGTGTCCGCGCGTGGAAGAAGTGGCTATCTGCGGGGCCGGAGCCCCGTCACCCGCGGTCGACTTCGGCCGGCTCGCGGCGGAGTGTCCCGAGACGGCGCCCGAGGGGCCGGCGCCCTCGCCCACGGACGAGGCCGCCATCCTCTATACGTCCGGGACGACGGCGCGTCCCAAGGGCGTGCTCGTCACGCACGCCAACTACCTCTGCGCCGGCGAGACGGTGGCGCGCGCGGTCCGGCTGACCGCCGCCGACCGCCACCTGGTCGTCCTGCCGCTGTTTCACGGCAACGCCCAGTACTACTCGACGATGAGCGCGCTGGTAACCGGCGCCAGCATGGCGCTCATGGCGCGGTTCAGCGCGAGCCGCTACTTCGATCAGGCGATTGCCCACCGGTGCACGGTCTCCAGCCTGTTCGCGGCGCCGATCCGCATGCTGCTGGTCCAGCCGCGGCGGCCGGAGCATGCCGTGAACGACCTGCGCGTCGTGATCTTCGCGCAGAGCGTGACGCCGGCTCAGCTCGCGGAGTGGGACCAGCGGTTCCGCGCGCCGCTGCTGCAGCTCTGGGGGATGACCGAAACGATGGGGCCGCCGCTCATCAACCCGCTCGACGGCGAGCGGCGCAACCAGTCCATGGGGCTGCCGGCCCCGGTTACGCGACCCGACTCGTTGACGAGGGCGGCCGTCCCGTCGCTCGTGGCGAGATTGGACAGATCGTCGTGCGCGGCGAGCCGGGCGTGTCGCTGA
- a CDS encoding PQQ-binding-like beta-propeller repeat protein has translation MTKSLSHASLGAALAVGLWLFGGDFELPLPAHELSTTVEAQSFVPITDEMLRDPDPADWLMVHRTYDFQAFSPLDQITRDNVGELQLAWMRAMDEGPQQIRPLVYDGVMYIAHPGYDHIEALDATTGDRIWDYQRDLPPDIREHAQYGSRTRNLAIYDRYIYHLTADAHIVALDAETGEVALDVETADFRTGISHSSGAMIINGQVMSGRTCSPARLEPRCFVAAHDASTGDEQWRTYTAAGADDPGGETWGNLPTANRVHVSPWGLPGSFDPELNLVFWGIAVPLPYTRLARRGTWDVGDTTPCELYSNSTIAMNAETGAIDWYYQYLPCDDWDEDFVQERTLIDTVVNPDPEAVRWINPAIAGTAEERKVVVVMGEPGGLFVNDRETGEFLWATPFPYEDTERFIISDVDVETGAVTINMDLVAREFGEQFIICGHNIKGWWSWSYSPVTKLLYIPINRSCLNQTANERSVSGTSPRFSVPEPGREEDGDLTEVWALDIATGRAVWRYGQRAPNAGSTLATAGNVVFFGDSNRRLRAFDAETGDVLWETILGSQISGYPVTYEVDGRQYVTVPVGGFSDRIATYAPELEAPLGSNVLVTFALP, from the coding sequence ATGACGAAGTCCCTGTCCCACGCATCGCTTGGTGCGGCCCTTGCCGTCGGCCTCTGGTTGTTCGGAGGCGATTTCGAGTTGCCGCTCCCCGCACACGAGCTGTCCACTACCGTCGAGGCCCAGAGCTTCGTCCCGATCACCGACGAGATGCTGCGCGACCCGGATCCGGCCGACTGGCTGATGGTGCACCGGACGTACGACTTCCAGGCCTTCAGCCCCCTCGATCAGATCACGCGCGACAACGTCGGCGAGCTGCAGCTCGCCTGGATGCGCGCGATGGACGAGGGACCCCAGCAGATCCGTCCGCTGGTCTACGACGGCGTGATGTACATCGCTCATCCCGGTTACGACCACATCGAGGCGCTCGATGCGACGACGGGCGACCGCATCTGGGACTACCAGCGCGACCTCCCGCCCGACATCCGGGAGCACGCCCAGTACGGCAGCAGGACCCGCAACCTCGCGATCTACGATCGCTATATCTATCACCTGACCGCCGACGCGCACATCGTCGCCCTCGACGCCGAAACCGGCGAGGTGGCCCTCGACGTCGAGACGGCCGACTTCCGCACGGGCATCAGCCATTCGTCGGGGGCGATGATCATCAACGGCCAGGTGATGAGCGGCCGCACGTGCAGTCCGGCCCGCCTCGAGCCGCGCTGCTTCGTCGCCGCCCACGACGCCTCGACCGGCGACGAGCAGTGGCGGACGTATACCGCGGCCGGCGCCGACGATCCGGGCGGCGAGACCTGGGGCAACCTGCCGACCGCCAACCGCGTCCACGTGTCGCCGTGGGGGCTCCCCGGCAGCTTCGACCCCGAGCTGAACCTCGTCTTCTGGGGAATCGCCGTGCCGCTTCCCTACACGCGGCTGGCCCGCCGGGGCACGTGGGACGTGGGCGACACCACGCCGTGCGAGCTCTATTCCAACTCGACCATCGCCATGAACGCGGAGACCGGCGCCATCGACTGGTACTACCAGTACCTGCCGTGCGACGACTGGGACGAGGACTTCGTGCAGGAACGGACCCTGATCGATACGGTGGTCAACCCCGATCCGGAAGCCGTCCGGTGGATCAATCCGGCCATCGCGGGCACCGCCGAGGAACGCAAGGTCGTCGTGGTGATGGGCGAGCCGGGCGGCCTGTTCGTCAATGATCGCGAGACCGGCGAGTTCCTCTGGGCCACGCCGTTCCCCTACGAGGACACCGAGCGCTTCATCATCAGCGACGTGGACGTCGAAACCGGCGCGGTAACCATCAACATGGACCTGGTGGCGCGCGAATTCGGGGAGCAGTTCATCATCTGCGGCCACAACATCAAGGGCTGGTGGTCGTGGTCCTACAGTCCGGTCACCAAGCTCCTCTACATCCCGATCAACCGCTCGTGCCTCAATCAGACCGCGAACGAGCGGAGCGTCTCCGGCACGAGTCCGCGGTTCTCCGTGCCCGAACCGGGGCGTGAAGAGGACGGCGACCTGACCGAAGTCTGGGCCCTCGACATCGCCACCGGGCGGGCCGTCTGGCGCTACGGCCAGCGCGCGCCGAACGCGGGGTCGACGCTCGCCACGGCCGGCAACGTCGTCTTCTTCGGCGACTCCAACCGCCGGCTGCGCGCCTTCGACGCCGAGACCGGCGACGTGCTGTGGGAGACCATCCTCGGCAGCCAGATCAGCGGCTACCCGGTCACCTACGAGGTCGACGGACGCCAGTACGTCACCGTGCCGGTCGGCGGCTTCAGCGACCGCATCGCCACGTATGCGCCGGAACTCGAGGCGCCGCTCGGGAGCAACGTGCTGGTGACGTTCGCGCTGCCCTGA